From one Deltaproteobacteria bacterium genomic stretch:
- a CDS encoding ORF6N domain-containing protein — MVQQEVIEGKIYMIRGHKIMISTDLAELYEVEPRVLVQAVKRNIDRFPSDFMFQLNEIGNK; from the coding sequence GTGGTTCAACAAGAAGTAATAGAAGGGAAAATCTACATGATTCGCGGGCATAAGATAATGATAAGCACTGACCTTGCGGAACTTTATGAGGTTGAGCCGAGAGTTTTAGTGCAGGCCGTTAAAAGGAATATTGACCGATTTCCGTCTGACTTTATGTTTCAATTGAATGAGATTGGGAATAAATAG
- a CDS encoding cofactor-independent phosphoglycerate mutase — MKYIILIGDGMSDEPIPELGNKTPLEAANTPNMDFLAQNGSIGLSKNVPDGYPPGSDVAILSVLGYDPRKYYTGRSPLEAASIGVELSKDDLALRCNLVALLEQGGKIFMNDYSAGHITTDEAKRIILDLDKELSGSGIKFYPGVSYRHLMVWNGGPDAAKMETTPPHDITGKEITAHLPKGEGSKKLIQLMNSSQMLLKEHPVNIEREEKGKKPANSIWLWGQGRRPQMPTLKQRFGIEGSVISAVDLVKGVGIYAGLNVVNVPGATGYLDTNYTGKAEYALKELETKDFVCVHVEAPDEAGHTGNLKDKIKAIEDFDEKIVGAVLKGMDKFKEFRVVVLPDHPTPIAKKTHTRDPVPFMMYPSKDRGKGQGARGKGFTEAEAKGTGLFEAEGYKLIERLFER, encoded by the coding sequence GTGAAATACATAATCCTCATTGGCGATGGGATGAGTGATGAGCCCATTCCTGAACTCGGCAATAAAACCCCGCTTGAGGCTGCAAACACGCCGAATATGGACTTCCTTGCCCAAAACGGCTCAATCGGTCTTTCAAAGAATGTGCCTGACGGCTATCCGCCCGGAAGCGATGTTGCCATATTAAGCGTCCTCGGTTATGACCCAAGAAAATATTATACAGGCAGGTCTCCTCTTGAGGCAGCGAGCATCGGCGTAGAATTGTCAAAAGATGATTTGGCGCTTCGGTGCAACCTTGTTGCGCTTCTTGAACAGGGCGGAAAGATTTTTATGAATGATTACAGCGCGGGGCATATAACAACAGATGAGGCAAAAAGGATAATACTTGATTTGGACAAAGAACTTTCAGGCAGCGGCATTAAATTTTATCCCGGTGTTAGTTACAGGCATCTTATGGTTTGGAATGGCGGTCCTGATGCCGCTAAAATGGAGACAACCCCGCCGCATGACATAACAGGAAAAGAAATCACTGCTCATCTCCCAAAAGGCGAAGGCTCAAAAAAACTCATTCAACTTATGAACTCTTCACAGATGCTCTTAAAGGAGCATCCTGTAAACATTGAAAGAGAGGAAAAAGGCAAGAAGCCTGCAAATTCAATATGGCTCTGGGGACAGGGAAGAAGACCGCAGATGCCTACCTTAAAACAAAGGTTCGGTATAGAAGGCTCTGTCATATCTGCTGTTGATCTGGTAAAGGGCGTCGGCATATATGCAGGACTTAATGTTGTGAATGTTCCGGGCGCAACAGGTTATCTTGATACAAATTATACAGGCAAGGCAGAGTATGCGTTAAAGGAACTTGAGACAAAGGATTTTGTGTGCGTGCATGTAGAGGCGCCTGATGAGGCAGGGCATACAGGAAATCTGAAAGATAAAATCAAGGCTATTGAGGATTTTGATGAAAAAATAGTCGGCGCTGTTTTAAAAGGCATGGATAAATTCAAAGAATTCAGGGTTGTTGTTCTTCCCGACCATCCTACGCCTATAGCAAAGAAGACCCACACCAGAGACCCTGTGCCGTTTATGATGTATCCATCAAAAGATAGGGGCAAGGGGCAAGGGGCAAGGGGCAAGGGGTTTACAGAGGCAGAGGCAAAGGGAACAGGGTTGTTTGAGGCAGAAGGCTATAAACTTATAGAGAGGCTTTTTGAGAGGTAG